The Novipirellula caenicola genome window below encodes:
- a CDS encoding AI-2E family transporter has translation MPDMPSSDTNHASVAADRHRIDRPANHVTSNDSGATKQVVAAPRSATWLLEGTETDQKLLLALVALIAVTLVCGTLFVASSLFVPIVIATLAYLSLRPIAARMCHWGLSQTIASGLLILGIFVTLGVVAGMLYSPAQTWIASTPESISKIKANFAAIEEPLTVLDRAEEELDKAAPTADKEPTVEVSVKKPRILDRSVLINKTGRFLAFIAAVAVLTFFMLSSGDDLLNRVLNVMPDEHSRHELLEKIGDIQESVGKYLAQITFINVGLGVVVSLVMWAIGMPTPVLWGVLATLFNFIPYVGALAATAFVFMAAASTFDSLLRPVLTAAAFWSITAIEGQFITPSILGKTLRVGPVIVLIAVAFWGFLWGIPGIFVAVPLLIVQRKIFASFPLTFPLAAVLGEDACRVGQECDPIQEDKPIAETA, from the coding sequence ATGCCTGACATGCCAAGCAGCGACACCAATCATGCTTCTGTTGCAGCGGATCGCCACCGAATCGATCGCCCCGCCAATCACGTTACATCGAACGATTCCGGAGCCACCAAACAAGTCGTAGCGGCACCACGATCGGCCACTTGGTTGCTCGAAGGAACCGAGACCGATCAGAAATTGTTGCTCGCGTTGGTCGCATTGATCGCGGTCACCTTGGTTTGTGGCACCTTGTTTGTCGCCAGCAGTTTGTTTGTTCCCATCGTCATCGCCACGCTTGCCTACCTGTCATTGCGACCGATCGCCGCTCGCATGTGCCACTGGGGATTATCGCAGACCATCGCCAGCGGATTGCTAATTCTGGGGATCTTCGTGACCTTGGGCGTTGTCGCCGGGATGTTGTATTCGCCGGCGCAAACCTGGATCGCATCGACGCCAGAAAGCATCAGTAAGATCAAGGCGAATTTTGCCGCGATCGAAGAACCGTTGACGGTGCTCGATCGGGCCGAAGAAGAACTCGACAAAGCTGCCCCCACCGCAGACAAGGAGCCTACCGTAGAGGTTTCGGTAAAGAAACCACGCATCCTTGACCGTAGCGTGTTGATTAATAAAACGGGGCGATTTCTTGCCTTCATCGCAGCGGTTGCCGTGCTGACGTTCTTCATGCTGTCGTCTGGTGACGATCTGCTCAACCGGGTGCTCAATGTGATGCCCGATGAACATAGCCGTCACGAGCTGCTGGAAAAAATTGGGGACATCCAAGAGTCCGTCGGCAAGTACCTTGCTCAGATCACTTTCATCAACGTTGGACTTGGGGTCGTGGTGTCGCTTGTCATGTGGGCCATTGGCATGCCGACTCCGGTGCTATGGGGAGTTTTGGCCACGCTCTTCAATTTCATTCCGTACGTAGGTGCGTTGGCCGCAACCGCGTTCGTATTTATGGCTGCGGCGAGCACGTTTGATTCGCTGCTTCGCCCCGTGTTGACCGCGGCTGCGTTCTGGTCGATCACTGCGATCGAAGGCCAATTCATCACCCCATCCATCTTGGGGAAAACTTTGCGGGTTGGCCCCGTGATCGTCTTGATTGCGGTGGCGTTTTGGGGGTTCCTGTGGGGCATCCCAGGCATCTTTGTCGCTGTCCCGCTGTTGATTGTGCAGCGAAAAATCTTCGCAAGCTTTCCACTCACCTTTCCGCTTGCGGCGGTCTTGGGCGAAGATGCGTGCCGGGTGGGGCAAGAGTGTGATCCCATCCAAGAAGACAAGCCCATCGCCGAAACCGCTTGA
- a CDS encoding DNA-binding transcriptional regulator — protein sequence MAKKKLAVKENKMPRVAVLVDTSTEWGRDLIRGVTSYAQRHGPWQLQVEPRGREDSSQLPSQWSGDGIIARVSNKKVAADLESRQVPVVNISGIELEGFSFPRVAIDYDATAKLASEHFKVRGFQRFAYVGPLHYTYIKKHADAFQHQIGANVATLERFHYSHESMGSENWRKQRQRIESWLQELEKPIAVFAWGTSASCQLLDACWSMDIQVPDDVAVLAGAEDALIAQTTVPPMSAVLNPSKQMGYRAAERLANLMNGGSDRGDEERIAPIEIVTRRSTEVLAIKDPELCKAVRFIHENVFSELTVAKVAESVPMSVRSLQVKFRDVFGRPPLAEIHRLRIARVKELLASTDLPIANIAQATGFGTAAYMATMFKRETAMTPLRYRMETRLR from the coding sequence TTGGCGAAAAAAAAGCTCGCGGTGAAGGAAAACAAGATGCCGCGAGTCGCGGTGCTGGTGGACACTTCGACCGAGTGGGGACGAGATTTGATTCGTGGTGTCACCAGCTACGCTCAGCGGCATGGCCCATGGCAGTTGCAAGTGGAACCGCGCGGCCGTGAAGATTCGTCGCAACTGCCAAGTCAATGGAGCGGAGACGGAATCATTGCCCGCGTATCAAACAAAAAGGTTGCCGCCGACTTAGAATCTCGTCAGGTCCCCGTCGTGAACATCTCGGGAATCGAACTCGAAGGATTCTCGTTCCCGCGAGTGGCGATTGACTACGACGCCACCGCAAAACTTGCGTCCGAGCATTTCAAGGTTCGCGGTTTTCAGCGTTTTGCCTACGTCGGCCCTTTGCACTACACGTACATCAAGAAACACGCGGATGCCTTTCAACATCAGATCGGCGCGAACGTCGCAACGCTGGAACGGTTTCACTACAGCCACGAATCGATGGGCAGCGAAAATTGGCGAAAGCAGCGTCAACGAATCGAAAGTTGGCTGCAAGAGCTAGAGAAGCCGATTGCCGTGTTTGCTTGGGGAACCTCTGCATCGTGTCAATTGTTGGATGCGTGTTGGAGCATGGATATTCAAGTTCCCGACGATGTTGCCGTGTTGGCCGGTGCCGAGGACGCATTGATCGCACAAACGACCGTGCCGCCAATGTCCGCAGTTTTGAACCCATCCAAGCAGATGGGATATCGCGCTGCCGAGCGGCTTGCGAACCTAATGAACGGCGGTTCCGATCGTGGCGACGAGGAACGAATCGCTCCGATTGAAATCGTGACTCGTCGCTCGACCGAAGTGCTGGCGATCAAAGACCCCGAGTTGTGCAAGGCGGTCCGGTTCATTCATGAAAATGTATTCTCGGAGTTGACCGTGGCGAAGGTTGCCGAATCGGTACCGATGAGTGTGCGTAGTCTGCAAGTCAAATTCCGCGACGTGTTCGGACGCCCTCCGCTTGCCGAAATTCACCGTCTTCGCATCGCGAGAGTCAAGGAACTGCTGGCGTCAACCGATCTGCCGATTGCAAATATCGCACAGGCGACGGGGTTCGGTACTGCTGCCTACATGGCAACGATGTTCAAGCGAGAAACAGCGATGACGCCGTTGCGATACCGAATGGAAACACGACTACGCTAA
- a CDS encoding App1 family protein gives MTDHVETQQDETPEFDAWRDVFKAWLTQTASSADDVMDSGVRRLRKRLGHSGVPAIQPYIGYADRDSIHLHGRVLTNPPIDPDFQTDRWWHNLSNAIRRFASDEVPNVMLRATAGGTVVTTHSDREGYFRLELPREPGNGAPLFWSPAIMQIVESGLPRQSSSTTCDVMYVPDHAKFGIISDIDDTILHTGAIDIATMAKLTFLGNARTRAPLCGVAKLYEMLQHDGDLNRDPLNPIFYVSSSPWNLHDLIEDFLELNAIPKGPILLRDLGFDKDKFFKEGHEHKLVKTRRLLQQFDSLRFVLFGDSGQEDARLYAAAAKEFGSRIRAIFIRDIDPDQSSEHDARVDVHVRASRDAGVPMYLVKDSIEVARIAIEHQLFPPTVLDEVVAATQRDRQRKENFLQP, from the coding sequence ATGACGGATCACGTAGAAACGCAACAAGATGAGACGCCGGAGTTCGACGCATGGCGTGACGTTTTCAAGGCGTGGTTAACGCAGACCGCATCGTCCGCGGATGACGTCATGGACTCGGGCGTGCGGCGACTTCGGAAACGACTTGGTCACAGTGGCGTGCCCGCAATTCAGCCATACATTGGTTATGCGGATCGAGATTCGATCCATCTACACGGCCGTGTGCTCACCAATCCACCGATCGATCCCGATTTTCAAACGGACCGGTGGTGGCACAATTTGTCCAATGCGATTCGGCGTTTCGCCAGCGACGAAGTACCCAATGTGATGCTCCGAGCGACCGCAGGCGGAACGGTGGTGACCACTCATAGTGACCGGGAAGGCTACTTTCGTCTTGAACTTCCGCGCGAACCGGGAAACGGTGCCCCACTATTCTGGTCACCCGCGATCATGCAGATTGTGGAATCGGGGCTGCCACGCCAATCCAGCAGCACCACGTGCGACGTGATGTACGTGCCTGATCACGCAAAGTTTGGCATCATCAGTGATATCGACGATACGATTCTGCATACTGGCGCCATCGATATCGCCACCATGGCAAAGCTGACGTTTCTAGGCAACGCGCGGACGCGTGCTCCGCTGTGTGGTGTGGCAAAGTTATACGAGATGTTGCAACACGACGGCGACCTCAACCGTGATCCGCTCAATCCAATCTTCTATGTGTCAAGCTCACCGTGGAATCTACATGATTTGATCGAAGACTTCCTCGAACTCAACGCGATTCCCAAAGGGCCAATCCTGCTGCGTGATCTTGGGTTCGATAAAGACAAATTCTTTAAGGAGGGGCATGAACACAAATTGGTAAAAACGCGTCGTTTGCTGCAGCAGTTTGATTCGCTTCGCTTTGTGTTGTTTGGCGATTCCGGTCAAGAGGATGCGCGTTTGTATGCTGCCGCAGCGAAGGAGTTTGGTTCTCGCATCCGTGCGATCTTCATTCGCGATATCGATCCGGACCAATCCAGCGAACATGATGCACGCGTTGATGTGCATGTTCGAGCGTCGCGTGATGCGGGGGTGCCGATGTACTTGGTCAAAGACAGCATCGAAGTGGCTCGGATCGCGATCGAGCACCAATTGTTTCCGCCAACAGTGCTGGACGAAGTGGTTGCGGCGACGCAGCGAGATCGCCAACGAAAAGAGAACTTCTTGCAGCCCTAA
- a CDS encoding nucleoside deaminase, protein MNDPTEANLIEWMSAVLEKGWEGVRAGQNPFAAAIYTLNGDPVTCEYNQVNRTGHPSRHAEVCAIDRACEQLKRTTLQDCLLISSAEPCPMCAAIAGMTEIPRIVYGAPARVIEQADYGTLGLGCHSFFDSANSSALIQGGILADECSQLLLQNPKR, encoded by the coding sequence ATGAACGATCCGACCGAAGCGAATCTAATCGAGTGGATGAGTGCCGTGCTGGAAAAGGGATGGGAAGGAGTTCGAGCAGGCCAGAACCCATTTGCCGCCGCGATCTATACGCTTAACGGCGATCCCGTTACATGTGAATATAACCAGGTCAATCGGACGGGGCATCCATCACGCCATGCCGAGGTCTGTGCGATTGATCGCGCTTGCGAACAACTGAAACGAACGACGCTGCAGGACTGCCTGCTGATCAGTTCAGCCGAGCCGTGTCCAATGTGTGCTGCAATTGCGGGGATGACCGAAATTCCGCGGATCGTCTACGGCGCCCCTGCCCGCGTGATTGAACAGGCCGATTACGGCACGTTGGGGCTGGGGTGCCACTCCTTTTTCGATTCCGCCAACTCAAGTGCGTTGATCCAGGGTGGTATCTTGGCCGACGAATGTTCGCAACTACTGCTGCAAAATCCCAAGCGATGA
- a CDS encoding YihY/virulence factor BrkB family protein has protein sequence MNFLKRTFSEFSGDNCTTLAAALAYYTAFALPPLLYLLMTVLTFGMSVMYDSEKAEQKAQGLLTSQAAQMMGNQAASEQISTIIENHEQSGGKWWKTLLSFAGIVVGATGVVAALQAALNQVWEVKPDPKNTGIMDMVMKRILSFGMILGLGFILLVSLVVSSVLAGIGDQIGGMIGMSGIVASLVNFAVQAVVVLVIFAAIFKFMPDAEVKWRDVLVGAAITTVLFLLGRFVMQIYFSYSEPGAQLGAAAASLAVLLVWVYYSAMIVLLGAEATQVYAVEYGDGIRPEPKAVRVVEKIERPGTATNS, from the coding sequence ATGAACTTCCTGAAACGAACATTTTCCGAATTCTCGGGAGACAACTGCACCACGCTCGCGGCGGCGTTGGCCTATTACACCGCATTCGCGCTGCCACCGCTGTTGTACCTGCTGATGACCGTACTGACGTTTGGGATGTCGGTGATGTACGACAGTGAGAAAGCAGAACAGAAGGCTCAAGGCTTGCTGACATCTCAGGCCGCACAGATGATGGGGAACCAAGCAGCAAGTGAACAAATCTCGACAATCATCGAGAATCACGAACAATCTGGCGGTAAGTGGTGGAAGACGCTGCTCAGCTTTGCAGGGATCGTGGTCGGTGCCACTGGTGTCGTCGCGGCGCTGCAAGCCGCACTGAATCAGGTGTGGGAAGTGAAACCGGATCCCAAAAATACGGGGATCATGGACATGGTGATGAAGCGTATCCTCTCGTTTGGAATGATATTGGGACTCGGGTTCATCTTGCTCGTGTCGCTAGTCGTTTCCTCGGTGCTTGCGGGAATTGGTGACCAGATCGGTGGAATGATCGGCATGTCGGGGATTGTGGCATCGTTGGTCAATTTCGCAGTTCAGGCCGTGGTGGTTCTGGTGATCTTCGCCGCGATCTTTAAATTCATGCCCGATGCGGAAGTAAAATGGCGTGACGTTTTGGTGGGCGCGGCAATTACAACCGTGTTGTTTTTGCTCGGGCGATTTGTCATGCAGATCTATTTCTCGTATAGCGAACCTGGAGCTCAGTTGGGCGCCGCCGCGGCTTCACTTGCGGTTCTGTTGGTTTGGGTTTACTACAGTGCGATGATCGTGCTACTCGGTGCCGAAGCAACCCAGGTCTATGCCGTCGAGTATGGCGACGGTATCCGACCCGAACCCAAGGCGGTTCGCGTCGTCGAGAAAATCGAGCGCCCCGGCACCGCCACAAATTCATAA
- a CDS encoding YheT family hydrolase, with protein MSQRPPDKFAISNFQWLDPFEPHRWWPGGWLQTLSIKTLRPELDVDRHDGCVAFDVPGDQTPPDVLSGFYFPAPAETSKPTVILFHGMGGHAQSGYMRSMAERLLAADYPVVLWNNRGAGSSARNCMRFHHPGYTDDIALLVKYLREQRPEWTQNGLAAVAFSLGANVLLRYLAETEGDAAFRAASVVSAPLDMETTSMNLRNGLNRIFDRYLLKKQREELLRESAELTDDERRAIQEASSVWELDDQFTAKHLGYDGAKDFYRQNSAIYVLDKIKTPTLLFHASDDPVVDEAVFTDRQWTTSGPLYPALAASGGHTGFLDRQGKRWHERATVRFFDAML; from the coding sequence GTGTCGCAACGACCTCCGGACAAATTCGCAATCTCGAACTTTCAGTGGCTCGATCCGTTCGAGCCACACCGCTGGTGGCCCGGAGGTTGGTTGCAAACGCTGTCCATCAAGACACTACGTCCGGAACTGGACGTCGACCGCCACGACGGGTGTGTCGCATTTGATGTCCCCGGCGACCAAACGCCTCCCGACGTGTTGAGCGGGTTCTACTTTCCTGCCCCGGCCGAAACCAGCAAGCCGACCGTGATTCTATTTCACGGGATGGGTGGCCATGCCCAAAGCGGGTACATGCGGTCGATGGCCGAGCGATTGTTAGCGGCGGATTATCCAGTCGTGCTGTGGAATAATCGTGGCGCGGGCAGTTCGGCGCGGAATTGCATGCGTTTCCACCATCCTGGCTACACCGACGATATCGCGCTGCTGGTAAAGTACCTGCGTGAACAGCGGCCCGAGTGGACGCAGAACGGGTTGGCGGCAGTGGCATTTTCTTTGGGAGCCAATGTTCTGCTGCGATACCTAGCCGAAACCGAGGGTGACGCTGCGTTTCGTGCGGCCAGCGTGGTGTCGGCGCCGCTGGACATGGAAACGACCTCGATGAACCTTAGGAACGGATTGAACCGGATCTTTGATCGCTACCTGCTAAAGAAGCAGCGTGAGGAATTGCTGCGAGAGAGCGCCGAATTGACCGACGATGAGCGTAGGGCCATTCAGGAGGCATCCTCGGTCTGGGAGTTGGACGACCAATTCACCGCAAAACACTTGGGCTATGACGGTGCCAAGGACTTTTATCGACAGAACTCGGCAATCTACGTGCTCGATAAAATCAAAACGCCGACGCTGCTTTTTCACGCCTCGGATGATCCGGTGGTCGATGAAGCGGTCTTTACTGATCGGCAGTGGACCACCAGCGGGCCTCTGTATCCGGCGCTGGCGGCATCGGGAGGCCACACCGGATTTCTGGATCGCCAGGGAAAACGCTGGCACGAACGGGCGACCGTTCGCTTCTTTGACGCAATGCTTTAG
- a CDS encoding catalase, which yields MAKQNQSTGKTLVGHGGEPHQTVASDGVRLTTNQGLVIADDQNTLTVGERGPQLLEDHIMREKITHFDHERIPERVVHARGYAAHGYFQAYKSHAGLTKAGFLQDPSVQTPVFCRFSTVAGRAGSFDTARDVRGFSVKFYTNEGNYDLVGNNIPVFFIQDAIKFPDLVHSVKPEPDRDFPQAQSAHNTFWDFVSLNSEAMHMLMWIMSDRAIPRSFRMMEGFGVHTFRMINKKGESKFVKFHWRPKLGTFSLIWDEAVKIGGADPDFHRRDLWNAIEAKDFPEWELSVQAFSESQAAEFDFDALDPTKLIPEELVPLTPLGKMVLNRNVDNFFAETEQVAFCPSHVVPGIDFSNDPLLQGRLFSYLDTQLSRLGSPNFHQIPVNKPKCPFANFQRDGHMQTEVPTGRVANEPNSLDDGQPREDPKAGFTTFAAEESGKKLRIRPESFADYYTQARLFWKSMTEPEQRHIVGGFAFELGKCDVVKIRTRMLGHLKNVDKNLAEQVATALGMKGQGDSIKPRVSVGDPDPSKPLSQYAAAPKTLSGKKIGLLITAGVDDKLLTAIREAANAEGAMLSIVAPRAGEIETSGGKKVMPEHFLAGAPSVLFDCIIVAPTKADELEKEADAVDWIRNAFAHLKVIGYTETATRLFEKASVALDADDGIVDVSDGKLDKFVQQAKEYRIWDREPNVRSM from the coding sequence ATGGCAAAGCAAAACCAATCCACCGGCAAAACTCTGGTTGGCCACGGAGGCGAACCGCACCAAACGGTTGCGAGCGACGGTGTCCGCTTGACGACCAATCAAGGGCTTGTCATCGCCGATGATCAAAATACGTTGACCGTCGGTGAACGCGGTCCCCAATTGCTCGAAGACCACATCATGCGTGAAAAGATCACGCACTTTGACCATGAACGCATCCCCGAACGTGTGGTTCATGCCCGAGGATACGCCGCCCATGGGTATTTCCAGGCTTACAAATCACATGCGGGTTTGACCAAGGCCGGGTTCCTGCAGGATCCGTCGGTACAAACTCCGGTGTTTTGCCGATTTTCGACGGTTGCTGGTCGCGCCGGTTCGTTTGACACCGCACGAGACGTACGCGGTTTCTCGGTCAAGTTCTACACCAACGAAGGCAATTACGACTTGGTGGGGAACAACATACCGGTGTTCTTTATTCAAGATGCGATCAAATTCCCCGATTTGGTTCACAGCGTTAAACCCGAACCCGATCGCGACTTCCCGCAGGCTCAATCTGCACACAACACATTCTGGGATTTTGTTTCGCTCAATTCCGAAGCGATGCACATGTTGATGTGGATCATGTCCGACCGCGCCATCCCAAGATCGTTTCGTATGATGGAAGGGTTTGGCGTCCATACGTTCCGGATGATCAACAAGAAGGGCGAATCAAAATTTGTCAAATTTCATTGGCGTCCCAAACTAGGCACGTTCTCGTTGATCTGGGACGAGGCGGTGAAGATCGGCGGAGCGGATCCCGACTTCCATCGTCGTGATTTGTGGAATGCGATTGAAGCCAAAGATTTCCCAGAATGGGAATTGTCGGTCCAAGCGTTTAGTGAATCGCAAGCGGCGGAATTTGATTTTGACGCGCTCGACCCCACCAAGCTGATTCCCGAGGAATTGGTGCCGCTAACGCCACTGGGGAAAATGGTGCTCAACCGAAATGTCGACAACTTCTTTGCCGAGACCGAACAGGTTGCGTTCTGCCCTTCGCACGTGGTTCCTGGGATCGATTTCAGCAACGATCCGCTACTGCAAGGAAGGCTGTTCTCGTACTTGGACACGCAGCTATCGCGATTGGGCAGTCCCAATTTCCATCAAATTCCCGTCAACAAACCCAAGTGCCCGTTTGCCAATTTCCAGCGAGATGGTCATATGCAGACCGAGGTGCCGACGGGACGCGTCGCTAACGAACCAAACTCGTTGGACGACGGGCAACCGCGAGAAGATCCCAAGGCGGGTTTCACGACGTTTGCAGCGGAAGAGTCGGGAAAGAAACTGCGGATCCGCCCCGAGAGCTTTGCGGACTACTACACGCAGGCCCGGTTGTTCTGGAAATCGATGACCGAACCCGAACAGCGACACATTGTCGGCGGATTCGCGTTTGAATTAGGCAAATGTGACGTCGTCAAGATTCGTACCCGCATGCTCGGGCACTTAAAGAACGTTGACAAGAATTTGGCCGAGCAGGTGGCAACTGCGCTTGGGATGAAGGGGCAGGGCGATTCGATCAAACCTCGTGTCAGCGTTGGTGATCCCGATCCCTCCAAACCTTTGTCACAATACGCTGCAGCACCGAAAACGTTGTCGGGCAAAAAGATCGGACTGCTGATCACGGCAGGCGTCGATGACAAATTGTTGACGGCGATTCGCGAAGCCGCGAATGCCGAAGGAGCAATGTTGTCGATCGTTGCTCCGCGTGCGGGCGAGATTGAAACGAGCGGAGGAAAGAAAGTGATGCCAGAGCATTTCTTGGCCGGAGCTCCCTCGGTGCTGTTCGACTGTATCATCGTGGCCCCCACAAAAGCGGACGAGCTTGAAAAGGAAGCCGACGCAGTGGACTGGATCCGCAACGCGTTTGCTCATCTGAAAGTGATCGGCTATACCGAGACGGCAACTCGCTTGTTTGAGAAAGCATCGGTTGCACTCGATGCCGACGACGGGATTGTCGACGTCAGCGACGGAAAGTTGGACAAATTTGTCCAACAAGCGAAAGAGTATCGAATCTGGGATCGCGAGCCCAACGTGCGTTCGATGTGA
- a CDS encoding DUF4235 domain-containing protein: protein MSSTMESIQEHYDDLRNKVGEYTGRDEPDGRNPGIGRSESLVTYAAAIGATFVARHLLEAVWQATLDRDPPKNPTSREVAWRDALLWGAASGAVVGLARIASRRASSGAYRSWRA from the coding sequence ATGTCCAGTACGATGGAATCGATTCAAGAACATTATGATGACCTTCGCAATAAAGTAGGTGAGTACACCGGTCGCGACGAACCGGATGGTCGCAATCCCGGAATCGGCCGCAGTGAATCCTTGGTCACCTACGCTGCCGCGATCGGAGCAACCTTCGTTGCCCGTCATCTGCTCGAAGCGGTTTGGCAAGCCACGCTCGACCGAGACCCGCCAAAGAATCCGACGTCGCGCGAGGTGGCGTGGCGAGATGCACTGTTGTGGGGTGCTGCGTCGGGCGCGGTCGTTGGCCTGGCTCGAATCGCCTCGCGGCGTGCCAGCAGCGGTGCTTACCGTAGTTGGAGGGCGTAA
- a CDS encoding ATP-binding protein produces the protein MQQAKLSDERLRLALSLADVGVVDIDYRSDTAVADPKAAELFDVPLGQTLSRSVLWNRIHPEDRAKLEVAWEEPSLRDSEFSAEFRVVHDNGEVRRLCVREKAFASTTPGADRNDFGVLVVRDQPSAAGLVETGAIQLPQHRVADGSHRVNRSVSSDPPDSQSDEKPSVPAESEFFQRAHQIEDTNRKLRETLQKLRESESRLLMAAETTGFGTYEYNIETQQSVWSSQLYRIFGIDEGTPLIGSKLLNHIHEKDRDRFLRLYHKAIQPGASERHSIQFRIVRPDGEVRWVVDSGRVLCDNADDPQKSRRLIGTLQDITEQKDFEQSLKRARRVAEAANRSRGEFLANMSHEIRTPMTAILGHADILKDHLRDPDNVQAVETIRRNGAYLLEIINDILDLSKIDAGKLEIEQERIQLDSLVADIRSLMDVRAKEKGLPLLVEFAGLIPEIIETDAVRLRQILLNLLGNAIKFTDRGKVRLVVRYLGDKNQVQFDVIDTGIGISPDILQTLFQPFQQADNSSTRSFGGTGLGLAISRRLAQALGGDVTVQSKFGHGSTFSLTIHVGGSVKLVEPRLDISNDPETSMQHIELDGTVLVVDDRRDIRFLAQHFIEKAGGTVVTATNGQEAIELLQSTDPPPVQVIVMDMQMPVMDGYDAARHLREHGCQLPIIALTANAMKSDRQECLDAGCTDYSTKPLDGVKLVAMIDRWMGTLHSTT, from the coding sequence ATGCAACAAGCGAAACTGAGCGATGAGCGGTTACGATTGGCGTTATCATTAGCTGACGTTGGGGTGGTCGATATCGATTACCGATCCGATACCGCGGTGGCGGATCCCAAAGCAGCGGAGCTGTTCGATGTCCCCTTGGGACAAACGCTCTCACGCAGCGTGCTGTGGAATCGCATTCATCCAGAGGATCGTGCGAAGCTGGAAGTAGCCTGGGAGGAACCCTCACTTCGTGATTCCGAATTTTCGGCCGAATTTCGGGTCGTGCATGACAACGGCGAGGTTCGTCGTCTATGCGTTCGAGAAAAGGCTTTCGCAAGCACGACTCCTGGTGCCGATCGAAACGACTTCGGCGTGCTGGTGGTTCGTGACCAGCCCTCGGCGGCGGGACTCGTCGAAACCGGGGCCATTCAGCTGCCCCAGCACCGCGTGGCCGATGGCAGCCATAGGGTGAATCGCAGCGTGTCCTCCGATCCGCCAGATTCGCAGAGCGACGAAAAGCCAAGCGTCCCTGCGGAATCCGAATTCTTTCAACGAGCTCACCAGATCGAAGACACAAACCGAAAACTGCGTGAAACGCTGCAAAAGTTGCGAGAGAGTGAAAGTCGACTCTTGATGGCGGCCGAAACGACTGGCTTTGGCACGTATGAATACAACATTGAAACGCAACAAAGTGTGTGGTCGAGCCAACTGTATCGGATCTTTGGCATCGACGAAGGAACGCCGTTAATCGGAAGCAAATTATTAAACCACATTCATGAAAAGGATCGTGATCGCTTTTTGCGTCTCTATCACAAGGCGATTCAGCCGGGGGCATCAGAGCGACATTCGATTCAATTTCGCATCGTCCGTCCTGATGGCGAGGTGCGCTGGGTGGTCGATTCAGGTCGCGTCTTGTGCGACAACGCAGACGACCCGCAAAAATCGCGTCGTTTGATCGGGACGTTGCAGGACATCACCGAACAGAAAGATTTTGAACAATCCTTAAAACGTGCACGCCGAGTCGCCGAAGCGGCCAACCGTTCGCGAGGCGAATTTTTGGCCAACATGAGCCACGAAATTCGTACGCCCATGACTGCGATTCTTGGCCACGCCGACATCTTGAAAGATCACCTTCGAGACCCCGACAATGTTCAAGCCGTCGAGACGATTCGTCGTAACGGTGCCTACCTGTTAGAGATCATCAACGATATCCTCGATTTGTCCAAGATTGACGCGGGCAAACTCGAGATTGAACAGGAACGGATTCAATTGGATTCGCTGGTCGCCGACATTCGGTCGTTGATGGACGTGCGAGCCAAGGAGAAGGGGCTGCCGCTGTTGGTCGAGTTTGCTGGGTTGATTCCCGAAATCATTGAAACCGACGCGGTTCGTCTGCGACAAATTCTGCTCAACCTGCTTGGCAATGCGATCAAATTCACTGATCGCGGAAAGGTACGCTTGGTCGTTCGTTATCTCGGCGACAAGAATCAGGTCCAATTTGATGTGATCGATACCGGCATCGGGATCTCGCCTGACATCCTGCAGACGCTGTTTCAGCCGTTTCAACAAGCCGACAATTCGTCAACGCGTAGTTTTGGCGGGACCGGACTCGGGCTCGCGATCAGCCGGCGTTTGGCGCAAGCGCTTGGCGGCGACGTGACGGTGCAAAGCAAGTTTGGTCACGGCAGCACGTTCAGTTTGACCATCCACGTGGGCGGCAGTGTCAAATTGGTCGAACCGCGTTTGGATATCTCCAATGATCCTGAAACCTCGATGCAGCATATCGAGTTGGATGGTACGGTGTTGGTGGTTGATGACCGCCGCGACATTCGCTTCTTGGCTCAACACTTTATTGAAAAAGCCGGTGGCACGGTCGTCACCGCAACCAATGGACAAGAGGCGATCGAGCTGCTGCAGTCGACGGATCCACCGCCAGTCCAAGTGATCGTGATGGACATGCAGATGCCCGTCATGGATGGTTACGACGCGGCACGACATCTTCGCGAGCATGGTTGCCAATTGCCAATCATCGCATTGACGGCCAATGCAATGAAAAGCGACCGTCAAGAGTGTCTCGACGCAGGCTGTACCGATTACAGCACCAAGCCGCTGGACGGAGTCAAGTTGGTTGCCATGATTGACCGTTGGATGGGCACGCTGCATTCGACGACTTAA